From one Nonomuraea polychroma genomic stretch:
- a CDS encoding ABC transporter ATP-binding protein has product MTPLLEIRDLSVAFRTRKQDVTVVKNVSMEVMPGQTVAVVGESGSGKSTTAAAVNRLLPDNGRITAGRVVFEGRDLARASEREMTAIRGAGIGLVPQDPMSNLNPLMRIGDQIAEALEVHGVAAGKAARARVLELLDMVGIPDPARRIGQYPHEFSGGMRQRALIAMGLACRPRLLIADEPTSALDVTVQRRILDQLAQLTAEMGTAVFLITHDLALAAERADVVAVMYQGEIVETGPAARILAEPEHDYTRRLLRAVPSLSSVRVARPETPAEDLVVVDGLRKVFPIRGTGEELTAVDAVSFTIPRGRTVSIVGESGSGKSTTANLLLGLDDATAGSIRFDGTDLAGLGRRELFAFRRRVQPVFQNPYASLDPRYTVEKSITEPLRVHGVGTAAERRKSAADLLEKVSLPASLSDRLPHELSGGQRQRVAIARALALSPELVVLDEAVSALDVIVQAQILELLAELQRELGLSYLFISHDLAVVRMISDAVHVMRGGRIVESGTTDQIFDRPADDYTRELLAAIPGRPEADM; this is encoded by the coding sequence ATGACCCCGCTCCTGGAGATCCGCGACCTGTCGGTCGCCTTCCGCACCCGCAAGCAGGACGTCACCGTCGTCAAGAACGTCTCCATGGAGGTCATGCCGGGCCAGACCGTCGCGGTGGTCGGCGAGTCCGGGTCCGGCAAGTCCACCACGGCCGCAGCGGTCAACCGGTTGCTGCCGGACAACGGCCGCATCACCGCCGGCCGGGTCGTGTTCGAGGGGCGCGACCTGGCGAGGGCCAGTGAGCGGGAGATGACCGCGATCCGCGGCGCCGGCATCGGCCTGGTCCCGCAGGACCCCATGTCCAACCTCAACCCGCTCATGCGCATCGGCGACCAGATCGCCGAGGCCCTCGAGGTGCACGGCGTCGCCGCCGGGAAGGCGGCGCGGGCCCGCGTGCTGGAACTCCTGGACATGGTCGGCATCCCCGACCCGGCCCGGCGGATCGGGCAGTACCCGCACGAGTTCTCCGGCGGCATGCGGCAGCGGGCGCTCATCGCCATGGGGCTGGCCTGCCGGCCGCGGCTGCTCATCGCCGACGAGCCGACCTCGGCGCTGGACGTGACCGTGCAGCGGCGCATCCTCGACCAGCTCGCGCAGCTCACCGCCGAGATGGGCACGGCCGTGTTCCTCATCACGCATGATCTGGCGCTGGCGGCCGAGCGGGCCGACGTCGTGGCCGTCATGTACCAGGGCGAGATCGTCGAGACGGGGCCGGCGGCGCGGATCCTGGCCGAGCCGGAGCACGACTACACCAGGCGGCTGCTGCGGGCCGTGCCGAGCCTGTCGTCGGTGCGGGTGGCCCGGCCCGAGACGCCCGCGGAGGACCTGGTGGTGGTCGACGGCCTGCGCAAGGTGTTCCCGATCAGGGGCACGGGTGAGGAGCTGACCGCGGTGGACGCCGTCTCCTTCACCATCCCGCGGGGCCGTACCGTGTCGATCGTGGGCGAGTCGGGCTCCGGCAAGTCGACGACCGCGAACCTGCTGCTCGGCCTGGACGACGCCACCGCGGGCAGCATCCGCTTCGACGGCACGGACCTGGCCGGGCTCGGACGGCGCGAGCTGTTCGCGTTCCGCCGGCGGGTGCAGCCGGTGTTCCAGAACCCGTACGCCTCGCTCGACCCCCGCTACACCGTGGAGAAGTCGATCACCGAGCCGCTGCGCGTGCACGGCGTCGGCACGGCGGCCGAACGCCGCAAGAGCGCCGCCGACCTGCTGGAGAAGGTGTCGTTGCCGGCCTCGCTGAGCGATCGGCTGCCGCACGAGCTCTCCGGCGGCCAGCGCCAGCGCGTGGCCATCGCGCGGGCGCTGGCGCTGTCGCCGGAGCTGGTGGTGCTCGACGAGGCCGTCTCGGCCCTCGATGTGATCGTCCAGGCGCAGATCCTGGAGCTGCTCGCCGAGCTGCAGCGGGAGCTCGGGCTGAGCTACCTGTTCATCAGCCACGACCTGGCCGTGGTGCGGATGATCTCCGATGCGGTGCACGTGATGCGCGGCGGGCGGATCGTGGAGAGCGGCACGACCGACCAGATCTTCGACCGTCCGGCCGACGACTACACCCGGGAGCTGCTGGCCGCGATCCCGGGCCGGCCAGAGGCGGACATGTGA